From Haloglomus litoreum, the proteins below share one genomic window:
- the hisA gene encoding 1-(5-phosphoribosyl)-5-[(5-phosphoribosylamino)methylideneamino]imidazole-4-carboxamide isomerase translates to MFDSFEVVPAVDVQDGQVVQLVGGERGTGRTYGDPVEAARNWEEAGAHTLHLVDLDGAFEGERANAGAIERVVAATSADVQVGGGIRTATDAFSLLDGGVDRVILGTAAVENPDIVSTIADRYPDGVVVSLDSRGGEVVVSGWTEGTGLDPAEAAARFVDAGAAGILFTDVDVEGQMEGVRGEEVRRVVEAADAPVIASGGVATLEDVRTVHDAGAAAVVVGTALYEGAFTLAEASAAVE, encoded by the coding sequence ATGTTCGACTCGTTCGAGGTCGTGCCGGCGGTGGACGTACAGGACGGGCAGGTCGTCCAGCTCGTGGGCGGCGAACGCGGGACCGGGCGCACCTACGGCGACCCGGTCGAGGCCGCGCGGAACTGGGAGGAGGCGGGCGCACACACCCTCCACCTCGTCGACCTCGACGGGGCGTTCGAAGGCGAGCGCGCGAACGCGGGCGCCATCGAGCGCGTGGTCGCGGCCACGAGCGCGGACGTGCAGGTCGGCGGCGGCATCCGCACCGCGACGGACGCCTTCTCGCTGCTCGACGGCGGCGTCGACCGCGTCATCCTCGGGACCGCTGCCGTCGAGAACCCCGACATCGTCTCGACCATCGCGGACCGCTACCCCGACGGTGTCGTCGTGAGCCTCGACTCCCGCGGCGGGGAGGTCGTCGTCTCCGGCTGGACCGAGGGGACCGGCCTCGACCCCGCGGAGGCGGCCGCACGGTTCGTCGACGCGGGCGCAGCCGGCATCCTGTTCACCGATGTCGACGTCGAGGGACAGATGGAGGGAGTCCGGGGCGAGGAGGTCCGGCGCGTCGTCGAGGCCGCGGACGCCCCGGTCATCGCGAGCGGTGGCGTCGCCACGCTCGAGGACGTCCGGACGGTCCACGACGCGGGCGCGGCCGCCGTCGTCGTCGGGACGGCGCTGTACGAGGGGGCGTTCACGCTCGCGGAGGCCAGCGCGGCCGTCGAGTGA
- a CDS encoding tetratricopeptide repeat protein, with the protein MDDGGSVLDVVRRRWPVFEQLLGEPLYKRDLVAAVDRSRSTVDRAVRELEDAGLVERVDGGYVATVAGRLAAEEYRAATASLAAVEGAIAALAPLPHDVSVSSALLTGAAITTADGDVDAATLADRFVERCSRADQARVAIAGTADGAFAEAVRSGTDGPVLLPPELGIQDAVTATNTPPISLLRTPVAVVAAVHADDGGVHALVETTDEDALTWATAWLDAYDPEHHTSGTVDGRMGHPDAAEQRHPGGPLPGGLASAGFERLDDGAFDPARARDRVTALRTGNGFAEVAAGHALPRERPADGDGERERLDDELLSRLQGGRHVALVGAPGSGKSTVCRQVAHRWHESGRGAVWYRQRSRGRPFEAADALTAAATHEPGHTLVVVEDAVRAGAAVFEAMRRLRDDPTVSVLVDARTEEWGDPPGEPLAPATRSYRDEAVEVVRMPALDERERERFIAHVAADLDRPVADLAADVRAVAPEDGTEADPPSSVLAFLHCLATVAGTGEDVQSALQADAEATLAELRDHGDVACDLGVLANLLNAAGLEVEPAYLYALVTAPAGYDPADIDAAVETLHGRVLFGGSPLEGRMPHEEWSVAFLDALVATEPEPAARRRVGRVVSAIWSLADDPAAREAVRDALGAEAAVLGRIADDPTAWADETATQLFGLAERHPGVLVLFGESDHPAFELPAVCSPGCVLRCAESRCDARYDLGDYEALHREATALYRLAGDVEEPARSRFRSAAHRHRAWAAIRTGSYEDADRYAAWALALAERVGDGRRAQKADSARGVAAWLAGDLDAAEQYLRAAEERSDPEADPAGAASVQNNLGIVHYERGEFDAALERFERSRALRERAGARVQLIDSLINLGVIERDRGRPEAAIERFETAVSLARDAGTRDFLAHALRALGNTLADCGRPAEATERLSEALDLARDAGNRENVAHCLRGLGVAARERGDLDDAEEHLTESHETAAAVETDRALALALRELGTLARERGDPERALDHLDACLETFDPGTRNAETARAHRERGEALLALGDETAARDAFATAREQYQALGATHRVAECEGRMAAVAD; encoded by the coding sequence ATGGACGACGGGGGGTCGGTACTGGATGTTGTCAGGCGGCGCTGGCCGGTGTTCGAGCAGTTGCTCGGGGAGCCGCTGTACAAGCGCGACCTCGTCGCGGCCGTCGACCGGTCGCGCTCGACGGTGGACCGGGCGGTCCGCGAGCTGGAGGACGCGGGGCTGGTCGAGCGGGTCGACGGGGGGTACGTCGCGACCGTCGCCGGCCGGCTCGCCGCCGAGGAGTACCGGGCCGCGACGGCCTCGCTCGCGGCCGTCGAGGGCGCGATCGCCGCACTGGCGCCGCTCCCGCACGACGTGTCCGTATCGAGCGCGCTGCTGACCGGTGCGGCCATCACCACCGCCGACGGGGACGTCGACGCGGCGACACTCGCGGACCGGTTCGTGGAGCGCTGCTCGCGCGCCGACCAGGCTCGCGTGGCTATCGCGGGGACCGCCGACGGGGCCTTCGCCGAGGCCGTCCGGAGTGGCACCGACGGGCCGGTCCTGCTCCCGCCGGAGCTGGGGATCCAGGACGCTGTCACCGCGACGAACACGCCGCCCATCTCGCTGCTCCGGACGCCCGTGGCGGTCGTGGCGGCCGTCCACGCCGACGACGGCGGAGTCCACGCGCTCGTCGAGACGACCGACGAGGACGCGCTGACGTGGGCGACGGCGTGGCTGGACGCGTACGACCCCGAACACCACACGTCGGGGACGGTGGACGGGAGGATGGGTCACCCGGATGCGGCCGAGCAGCGCCACCCTGGGGGACCGCTCCCCGGAGGGCTGGCATCCGCCGGGTTCGAGCGGCTCGACGACGGGGCGTTCGACCCGGCCCGCGCCCGTGACCGGGTGACCGCACTCCGGACGGGCAACGGGTTCGCGGAGGTGGCTGCCGGGCACGCTCTCCCGCGCGAGCGGCCCGCGGACGGGGACGGTGAGCGAGAACGGCTCGACGACGAGCTGCTGTCACGGCTCCAGGGGGGGCGGCACGTCGCGCTGGTCGGCGCACCCGGGAGCGGCAAGAGCACCGTCTGTCGCCAGGTCGCCCATCGCTGGCACGAGTCCGGGCGAGGGGCGGTCTGGTACCGGCAGCGCAGCCGGGGGCGGCCGTTCGAGGCCGCCGACGCACTGACGGCGGCAGCCACGCACGAACCGGGGCACACGCTGGTAGTCGTCGAGGACGCCGTCCGGGCGGGGGCGGCGGTGTTCGAGGCGATGCGGCGACTCCGCGACGACCCGACCGTCTCGGTACTCGTGGATGCACGGACCGAGGAGTGGGGCGACCCCCCGGGGGAGCCGCTGGCCCCCGCCACCCGGAGCTACCGCGACGAGGCGGTCGAGGTGGTCCGGATGCCGGCACTGGACGAGCGCGAACGCGAGCGGTTCATCGCCCACGTGGCGGCCGACCTCGACCGGCCGGTGGCCGATCTGGCCGCCGACGTCCGTGCGGTCGCACCCGAGGACGGGACGGAGGCGGACCCCCCGTCGTCGGTGCTGGCCTTCCTGCACTGTCTGGCGACGGTCGCCGGCACCGGCGAGGATGTCCAGAGCGCGCTCCAGGCGGACGCGGAGGCGACACTGGCGGAGCTCCGCGACCACGGCGACGTGGCCTGCGACCTGGGCGTGCTGGCGAACCTCCTGAACGCGGCCGGACTCGAGGTCGAGCCGGCGTACCTGTACGCACTGGTCACGGCACCCGCGGGATACGACCCCGCCGACATCGACGCCGCGGTGGAGACACTCCACGGCCGGGTCCTGTTCGGCGGGTCGCCGCTGGAGGGCCGGATGCCGCACGAGGAGTGGTCGGTCGCGTTCCTCGACGCGCTGGTCGCGACCGAACCCGAGCCCGCGGCCCGCCGCCGGGTCGGGCGCGTCGTGTCCGCCATCTGGTCACTGGCCGACGACCCGGCGGCCCGGGAGGCGGTCCGGGACGCGCTGGGCGCCGAAGCGGCCGTCCTCGGACGCATCGCCGACGATCCGACGGCCTGGGCCGACGAGACGGCGACACAGCTGTTCGGCCTCGCGGAGCGCCACCCGGGGGTGCTCGTGCTGTTCGGTGAGAGCGACCACCCCGCGTTCGAACTCCCGGCGGTCTGTTCCCCGGGCTGTGTGCTGCGGTGTGCCGAGAGCCGATGCGACGCCCGCTACGATCTCGGCGACTACGAGGCGCTGCACCGGGAGGCGACGGCCCTGTACCGTCTGGCGGGCGATGTCGAGGAGCCCGCCCGGTCGCGGTTCCGGTCGGCGGCACACCGCCACCGTGCGTGGGCGGCCATCCGGACCGGATCCTACGAGGACGCCGACCGGTACGCCGCGTGGGCGCTGGCGCTGGCCGAGCGGGTCGGCGACGGCCGCCGGGCACAGAAGGCAGACAGCGCCCGCGGCGTGGCGGCGTGGCTCGCGGGCGACCTGGACGCCGCCGAGCAGTACCTCCGCGCCGCGGAGGAGCGCTCGGACCCGGAGGCCGACCCCGCGGGCGCCGCCTCCGTCCAGAACAACCTCGGCATCGTGCACTACGAACGGGGCGAGTTCGACGCGGCGCTGGAGCGCTTCGAGCGGAGCCGGGCGCTCCGCGAGCGCGCCGGTGCCCGGGTCCAGCTCATCGACTCGCTCATCAACCTGGGCGTCATCGAGCGGGACCGCGGGCGGCCCGAGGCGGCCATCGAGCGCTTCGAGACCGCCGTCAGCCTCGCCCGTGACGCCGGCACCCGGGACTTCCTCGCGCACGCGCTCCGCGCACTCGGGAACACGCTGGCCGACTGCGGCCGCCCGGCGGAGGCGACTGAACGGCTGTCGGAGGCCCTCGACCTCGCCCGCGACGCCGGCAACCGTGAGAACGTCGCGCACTGTCTCCGGGGGCTCGGCGTCGCCGCCCGCGAGCGTGGCGACCTCGACGACGCCGAGGAGCACCTGACCGAGAGCCACGAGACCGCCGCGGCGGTCGAGACCGACCGCGCGCTCGCGCTCGCGCTCCGGGAGCTGGGCACGCTGGCACGCGAGCGCGGTGACCCGGAGCGGGCGCTCGACCACCTCGACGCCTGCCTCGAGACGTTCGATCCGGGGACCCGGAACGCCGAGACGGCTCGTGCCCACCGGGAGCGCGGCGAGGCGCTCCTGGCGCTCGGGGACGAGACGGCGGCACGGGATGCCTTCGCCACCGCTCGCGAACAGTACCAGGCGCTCGGCGCGACACACCGCGTCGCGGAGTGCGAGGGCCGGATGGCGGCGGTCGCCGACTGA
- a CDS encoding serine hydrolase domain-containing protein, translating to MPVVDGTAADGFEPVVDAFAENFRSRDELGAACAVYHEGECVVDLWGGYRDAAGEQPWTEETMVMVFSGTKGMAATAVAVALSRGLFALDDRIADHWPAFAQHEKGEVTVRQLLRHRAGLATLDQQLTAEQLADHDELAAVLAAQEPDWEPGTRHGYHTFTLGWYTSELFRRTDGRTVGQFFADEVADPLDVDFHIGLPEAVPDERVAELDPFGPVDLLRNVHRIPPRYLVRLLNPRSLAGRAASCVAYDDPVDLTEPPLRSVEIPSANGIGTARALAGVYDDLARGGDELGLDAATHEELRTVPSPPAGGDRDLVLGVRNEYNVGYSKPYGEFTFGSSDAAFGTPGFGGTFGFADPDADLAFAYVPNRLGVHLVDDPREVAVREAVYDCLS from the coding sequence ATGCCGGTCGTCGATGGGACCGCGGCGGACGGGTTCGAGCCCGTCGTGGACGCGTTCGCCGAGAACTTCCGGTCGCGCGACGAACTCGGGGCCGCGTGTGCGGTCTACCACGAGGGGGAGTGCGTCGTCGACCTCTGGGGTGGCTATCGCGACGCCGCTGGCGAGCAGCCCTGGACGGAGGAGACGATGGTGATGGTGTTCTCGGGGACGAAGGGGATGGCCGCGACGGCCGTCGCCGTCGCACTCTCCCGGGGTCTGTTCGCCCTCGACGACCGCATCGCGGACCACTGGCCCGCGTTCGCCCAGCACGAGAAGGGCGAGGTCACCGTCCGGCAGTTGCTCCGTCACCGGGCCGGACTCGCGACGCTCGACCAGCAGTTGACCGCCGAGCAGCTGGCCGACCACGACGAACTCGCCGCGGTGCTGGCGGCGCAGGAACCGGACTGGGAGCCCGGAACCCGCCACGGTTACCACACGTTCACGCTGGGCTGGTACACGAGCGAGCTGTTCCGGCGGACCGACGGCCGGACCGTCGGGCAGTTCTTCGCCGACGAGGTCGCCGATCCGCTGGATGTCGACTTCCACATCGGGCTACCCGAGGCGGTTCCGGACGAGCGGGTGGCCGAACTCGACCCGTTCGGCCCGGTCGACCTGCTCCGGAACGTCCACCGAATCCCGCCCCGGTATCTGGTACGGCTGCTGAACCCGCGGTCGCTCGCCGGGCGCGCGGCGAGCTGCGTCGCCTACGACGACCCGGTCGACCTGACGGAGCCGCCGTTGCGGTCGGTCGAGATCCCCTCGGCCAACGGCATCGGGACGGCCAGGGCCCTCGCGGGGGTGTACGACGACCTCGCGCGTGGTGGCGACGAACTGGGTCTCGACGCGGCGACTCACGAGGAACTGCGGACCGTCCCGTCGCCGCCCGCCGGCGGGGACCGGGACCTCGTCCTCGGGGTCCGGAACGAGTACAACGTGGGCTACTCGAAACCGTACGGCGAGTTCACCTTCGGGAGCTCCGACGCCGCCTTCGGGACGCCCGGCTTCGGCGGCACGTTCGGCTTCGCCGACCCGGACGCCGACCTCGCCTTCGCGTACGTCCCGAACCGGCTGGGCGTCCACCTCGTCGACGACCCGCGGGAGGTGGCGGTCCGCGAGGCCGTCTACGACTGCCTCTCGTGA
- the hisB gene encoding imidazoleglycerol-phosphate dehydratase HisB, whose protein sequence is MSDETTEAGVREAAVTRETTETDIEVTLALDGDGEATVDTGVGFFDHMLGALAKHGLFDLTVQCDGDLHIDDHHTVEDVAIALGRAFDAALGEKRGIVRYADRRVPLDEAVADVVVDVSGRPYFNFDGDFSQESVGEFTSDMAAHFCRSLAMNAGLTLHAGITGENAHHEVEALFKALARALDDATRVDERRAGDTPSTKGEL, encoded by the coding sequence ATGAGCGACGAGACGACCGAGGCCGGCGTCCGCGAGGCCGCCGTGACCCGCGAGACCACCGAGACCGATATCGAGGTGACGCTGGCGCTCGATGGCGACGGCGAGGCCACCGTCGACACCGGCGTCGGCTTCTTCGACCACATGCTCGGTGCGCTCGCCAAGCACGGCCTGTTCGACCTCACCGTCCAGTGCGACGGCGACCTCCACATCGACGACCACCACACCGTCGAGGACGTGGCCATCGCGCTCGGGCGGGCGTTCGACGCCGCGCTCGGCGAGAAGCGGGGCATCGTCCGCTACGCCGACCGGCGGGTCCCGCTCGACGAGGCCGTCGCCGACGTCGTCGTGGATGTCTCCGGCCGGCCGTACTTCAACTTCGATGGCGACTTCTCACAGGAGTCGGTCGGCGAGTTCACCAGCGACATGGCCGCGCACTTCTGTCGCTCGCTCGCGATGAACGCCGGCCTCACGCTCCACGCCGGCATCACCGGCGAGAACGCCCACCACGAGGTCGAGGCGCTGTTCAAGGCACTGGCGCGCGCGCTGGACGACGCCACCCGCGTCGACGAGCGCCGGGCCGGCGACACGCCGAGCACGAAGGGCGAACTGTAG
- a CDS encoding PQQ-binding-like beta-propeller repeat protein — MPSRRTLLAGAAGLVAGGGLVADRVRLGELDAWTPDVDTWPLPRYDLANTASVPDVSVPEDPAVDWTASVEPPSHALLQSLVVGSDRVYAGAGSLAAVDRTDGSRVWEDETPVRALSRRGGRLFAAGGTDETASVTAYDAATGERAWARDLPASPVGLTVAAGMVLTATRIGSVAREQGTGIRRWGGEAPDLQTQPLVHDGALFGHDGYELARFRSRSVLDVPLRAPPAAEWRTVAQGGRVSAPVGVGSRVLVPVQQRGFQTDAGAPALRAVGATTGEVAWRAVTTDDRDTFLTTQHAAVDAARNRAYAGVYRQWVGEPTSGEGFRATVRAFALEDGTVAWTHEAGTGRFVRDVVFAGGRVLVATARNEGATGGRAGDVRALDPADGRERWRVGFDAPVGALAPVDGTVFALTGTGTVAALR, encoded by the coding sequence ATGCCCTCCCGACGTACCCTCCTGGCCGGCGCGGCCGGTCTCGTCGCCGGTGGCGGACTGGTCGCCGACCGCGTCCGACTCGGGGAGCTGGACGCCTGGACACCGGACGTGGATACGTGGCCGCTTCCCCGCTACGACCTCGCGAACACGGCTTCGGTGCCCGACGTGTCGGTCCCGGAGGATCCGGCGGTCGACTGGACGGCGAGCGTCGAGCCCCCCTCTCACGCCCTCCTGCAGTCGCTCGTGGTGGGATCCGACCGCGTCTACGCCGGTGCCGGCTCGCTCGCGGCGGTCGACCGTACCGACGGGAGCCGGGTGTGGGAGGACGAGACGCCGGTGCGGGCGCTCTCGCGCCGGGGTGGCCGGCTGTTCGCGGCCGGCGGCACGGACGAGACCGCGAGCGTCACCGCGTACGACGCCGCGACGGGTGAGAGGGCGTGGGCCCGTGACCTCCCCGCCAGCCCGGTGGGGCTGACGGTGGCTGCCGGGATGGTTCTGACCGCGACCCGCATCGGTTCGGTCGCCCGGGAACAGGGGACGGGCATCCGTCGCTGGGGCGGCGAGGCTCCCGATCTGCAGACCCAGCCGCTCGTCCACGACGGCGCCCTGTTCGGGCACGACGGCTACGAACTCGCACGGTTCCGGTCCCGGAGCGTCCTGGACGTCCCGCTGCGCGCGCCGCCGGCGGCCGAGTGGCGGACCGTGGCCCAGGGCGGGCGAGTCTCCGCGCCCGTCGGTGTCGGGTCGCGGGTGCTCGTGCCGGTCCAGCAGCGGGGCTTCCAGACGGACGCCGGCGCGCCGGCGCTCCGGGCCGTCGGCGCGACGACGGGCGAGGTGGCGTGGCGGGCGGTCACCACCGACGACCGGGACACGTTCCTCACGACCCAGCACGCGGCGGTCGACGCCGCTCGCAACCGGGCGTACGCCGGCGTCTACCGCCAGTGGGTGGGCGAGCCAACGAGCGGCGAGGGGTTCCGGGCGACGGTCAGGGCGTTCGCGCTCGAGGATGGGACCGTGGCGTGGACCCACGAGGCCGGGACGGGCCGGTTCGTCCGCGATGTCGTGTTCGCGGGCGGCCGCGTGCTCGTCGCGACGGCTCGGAACGAGGGAGCGACCGGCGGCCGTGCCGGCGACGTGCGCGCGCTCGACCCCGCTGACGGGCGCGAGCGCTGGCGGGTCGGGTTCGACGCGCCGGTCGGGGCACTCGCACCCGTCGACGGGACGGTGTTCGCGCTTACCGGGACGGGAACCGTGGCGGCGCTCCGGTAG